TTCGGTATACTTTACGATGGACGAATTACCttgagagttaattttttttcccacaAGATTAAAGATGTCTTGCACCCTCGGAGGAATTCTTCCTGAGGGGGGCAGAGAGAATGCGAAGCTAAATTTCTGGTTCATAAAACGGTTCTCTTGTCAAAAAGACAAAACTGCAGTCGGTGACAAACTCATTTTACAATTCATTTTCATTCCAttgtttatttatgtatttatttattcataggATTTATTCATTTATGTCGATCAAATTAAATGTCTTTCTCAGTaggtagaagaaaaatatccaccgTCGACTCCCATGCCACTCAACTTTTGTACAAGCAACTCTTTGACGTGTTGTTTCATTATAATTCtacttcaagaaaataaaatggaaatgcacattgttgaaatttccctgcaaataaaataaatcatttgTCCCTCGATTACTTTACACCTCATTGTGAGTTTTCTTTCTGCAACGTTCCTCGTTTACTGTTGCCATTATCATTCCCTCCCCGCATGGCCCTTGGCGCAAACGTTATTTTTCTCGTATAAGAAAGGAGGGATAAACGTGCTGTTTCTAACCGCGCCCTTGATACTTGGTTGCCAAGTTGCATGATAAGTCGAACATTTAAAAGGATTAAAAATGTATTCCTTGGGAGTCCTCTAGAACAACTTGCTTTTACCttaaactcacaatcagtcccACACTCTGCAGATATGTTCGTCTTTCTTCCATCTTGGTTATACgagttttttcaaagttttcaacaatttttacaattttttacatgtttaCCGATAGATAAGTAAGAAAACAAGTGTACTTCATCTTTAATAATTTGAAGACAAAAGTTTGCAAGGAGGTTTGAAAGTAGTAATAATACACTCTCCTTGGTTGAGTTTAATGGCGCAAATACTTCAACTAAGTTGCATAAATATTGACCATTTTTAGACTTGCGATTTAAGTTCTAAAAATCTCAACAATATTGCTACAATGCCCAAAGCAAAACTAACAACAGTGTAGAAAACTGGTTGACAGTTAGTGTTACTACGCTATTTATTTAATCGATTGGCATTCCTTAAATCAAtactttttatgattttttttccttttcccaaatcaatacaaataaaattccaacaaataaaaatatttcttctttttcgaaATAGACACAtcattttttgagattttaaataAGCATACATGCCAAAATTACCATCCTCATTTTGTATTGAATTGAACCATTTTGTATAACTTCAGAAAGTGGGATGTTAATTCCTCTTGAATGACAATACATTagattaattggactacattttgccattaggaactacaatttcaagCTAATCATAAAAGCACGTCATCTGCGTAGGTAAACTTATGGCACATATGCTGTTTCGGAAATGAGCCTAAAATTTgtgttccaaattgtaaaatgccgTCCAATTATTGAAAGTTACAGTCAAAACTAAGCcaaatgaattttcaaaggaacaaaacattattaaaattaaaagttgagtAGTGAAAGTGAAATGCACTGATGGAAAATAGTAGTTCTTTATAAGATTAAGTTTCAATTGTCTCTGAATCTAAACAGGATCAACTAGGGAAAAAATTGCTTGAGATAGAGGTTAgaaaataagaaacaatgttttaataaaacataattttaatagttttaaTAACGTCGGAAATTTTCAACCACGAaagaatttcaatcaaatttgCACTTACAAAGTTGCTGAATTCAAAGTATAAGATTAGTGGAATACTTAAACAAGCATTTTTAAATCCCGGGATTGTCAATTGAAATAAAACCTAACTTATAATTATAGATCACAGAATTTGAAGTTTCCCTCTTGCCCTTTTAATGCtcaaaatatttcacagccttcCAGGCAGTCATTTCAACTGATATTGACAGCGCTACGATACCGAGAAATGGATCCTCTGCGAATTATAATTCAACGTTCATCACCATCTGGAGCTTGTGGTGATCAGCGAGGAAGAGGCTTAGAGCTTTTTTCCTTGATTGCAATTCTCAAAAGTAGATATGGGCTTAATTTCATTGTTGCGTGGTCTTGCATTTTTCATTGCGTGACTTTTGCTCCTTTATTCTGTTgagaaagaattgaaaattgcttGTCAATAAAACACTTAACAGTATTGATTGTAGgatttgaattttccaaaaagaaaaaaagaaaaaattggcaaaccgctaaaattaaaataccttacactggaaaaaaaaccacatcggatctagagtccagactcttgaaaacattgacaagaaaaaatactcttgattcaatcagatttttgcttaaatcaaaaggaaatccgctcaaattaagaggcttggttcttgatttaagcaaaaatcctattgaatcaagagtattttttcttgtcgatgtttttaagcgtctggactctaggtccaatgtgttttttttccagtgtaattaaGAAGGATTCCTTGCATAGAATGAATGCAAAAcaaattatgaacaaaaatttatatcgatatttctttgaatttcgTGAAAATCGTAATATATTGATACAAAACTCGAATTCTGGTTGCAGCTTTCggataaaatgtatttacagaGTTGCCATGACTTCTGAGCTTTGATGTTGATTTCAGGTAAGGTCAGGCATACTACCATGTTTCTTACGAAATATTACATAGATAGGTACAGTGCTTTTGATCACCAATCCCACTTTTTCAAGATATACATTAATAGAAATTTCGAAAAGAATACTACAAAATCGCAACGCGAGGTACGTGTTTGATGACATTTACCATGTGTTAGAAGCATTAAACTGCagttgaatcggtttctgttagacgggcgtaagcccaaaaactcatgagccgtagCTTCCTGTGTGATCAACGGAaaccagggctcatgagtccttggacttacgcccgtaaATACAAAccgatttaatttaaattactgATGAACAGGAGAGCATGGCTGAATTAAGCAATGCAGGTTAGCAGTAAATGCATTGATTTTAAAAGTAATGTTTGTATAATTTCATGTCATTTCACGATGAAGATTTTATTAGTGAGATGTTTATGGTTTTATGACTCATTCTAGGAAATTCTTTGTGCAATTATTCAAGCTCACCTGtacattggtaattttattgacGTTCCTTTTTTCGGATCTTCATTTTCGGTTTTTATGcaagtttttggattttttggttTTCGGTTTTTAGCAATCACAAAGGGAACACTACTCTGTAAAGGGTATGAAAGgctaacataaaaaaataatatttttatgtaGAGTAATAAAGAATGATAAATAAAGTAGTTATTCAATTACCTCTTGTGAAATATTCACTAGTTGAGGAAGAGAATAATCATCATGGTCTTATCGTGGGGTATTCATGTTTTTCAGATCTGCGTGCCTTCTGCCCTGACTCGATTCCATCGACATCGGACCAGAACTTCCCATTCCCATCATTCCCATATTGCTTCCAGCGAGTGCAGGCATAGATTTCTCCATCATCATTCTTCCCATCGGCATGGTGGACGCTTGCTTTTCCATCATCATTTTTTCGAGAGACATACCCTCCATGTTTTTGTTGCCATCCATCATCATTGACATATCCTTCTCCATCGACATATCCTGCATAGACTTGCCCATCATCATTGACATGTCCTTCTCCATGGGCATCTGTGACATAGATTTGTCCATCAGCTTAAGCACATCCTGCTGCATTGACATCTGTGGCATAGACTTGCCCATCATCATTGACATGTCCATCTCCATGGGCATTTCGGACATAGATTTCTCCATCATCATTGGCATACCCTTCTCCATAGACATCTGTGGCATAGACATCTGTGGCATAGACTTGCCCATCATCATAGACATGTCTTTCTCCATGGGCATTTCGGACATAGACTTGTCCATCATCATTGGCATACCCTTCTCCATCGACATTTGTGGCATAGACTTGCCCATCATCATAGACATGTCTTTCTCCATGGGCATTTCGGACATAGACTTGTCCATCATCGTTGGCATACCTTTCTCCATTGACATCTGTGGCATGGACTTACTCATCATCATGGGCATACCCTTCTCCATGGACATCATTGGCATTCCAGACATAGATTTGTCCATCATCATAGACTTATCCATCATAATTTTTCCCGACATCCAGGTCATGGGCATTGATTTCATGATGGCGGGGGCAGGCATTGCGATTGATGATGACATCATTGTGGTAACTGAAGGAAGGTAGCTGTACGTTGTTGTGTAAGGCATCACCGAGCTGAGAGGTGTCATCGAGGGTAGCAACATGGTTGGCATGGCAGGCATTGAGGTCATTGCAGGCATGGCAGGCATCATCATCATTGAGCGAGTTATCACTGGTGTGGGGCTCAGGAGCATGGGTGCAGCGAGTGGaagaatgtttttcttcgtcCGGCTGGCTTCTTCAGCAGCCATTACGGACGAAGAGAATAGTAAAACTAAAGGAACCTGTAACAGACAACGCGCATTTTTTTTAAGaggcttcttcttctttcaacttaaaaatgaaaaaaaaagccaCTCAAATATCTTGCAATGATGTTTTTATCATactaataataatataaaaaaaattaaaatttacagtatATCTTCTACTAATAGTCTCGGCAATGCATGCGATGATATATAGGTTGAACGGAAATGCCCCACCAATTCTCTTTACGAGTACTTTTAAACGGATAAAGTAAGAAAGAGGAACATTTTTCAATGTTCCTTTCTGATGGGGAGACTAGATAGGAAAGATAGGAAAAACTACTTTAAGGGACTATGGGggtgtcaaaaattaaattcaatcgGGGCACTTTTGAAGGGAGACACAATTTTCGAAAAACCTCGGTGAGATGGCACATCGTTAGACGGCggtaacaaagaaattcatatTAGCAGAAACTAGGGATCTCTATCATGATCAccaattcaaaatggcgcctcTCTGAAAATGGAAATCAAAGATTTTTGACTGGCCGGAATTTTGAAGTGGTAATGGCTAGAGACTTGAATTTTTCGTTAAATATGTTATTGTTTTATACCTCCGTTAATGGTGTAACACAAAGAAGGGGActactatttgaaaaaaagttgaaggctACCGGGTCCCCTTGAAAGGGCTCAAAATTATTAATTCTCACaaaatttagtattttttaaaatatgtaagAGTATTGCCGAAATTTTAATCCTCCATTTTAAACCGTTTCAAATCTAAGGGAAGAGGATGGGGTGCACTTATTGTAGACCTTTACAATGGTGTAGCCAGAATTTTTTCATCCCACAAAACTTCCCcagaataaaatattatttccaGAATCTTGATCTCAattctttaattaattttagttccatgacttttttttcttttgtacaaGATAGTTTTTCTCACGTTGGACCTTTCACTATATTTTATACTTAATGAAATTTATCTGAAACAAATTAGAATGGAGAGGTTTTAGATATTTTATAGCAACCCACCAACAGGGAGCAGAAATGGACTACAGTAATacaaaattgaacaaattttgaaaatttagacgaaaatttcacgagaaaaagaaacattgaCAGCCTATTCGGAGggttcaaaaataaataaaaaagtgtcTATGTATATTTTAATGGAGAAGATAACTTaccaaaagtttcatttttgtgaGATAACGAACtaaataagagaagaaaaataatcagtaCTAGAGGTGATAGCTTAAACTCCTACGAACACAATCTTATTAACACTAAAAGAATGATTAGACTAATTCGATCGAATTTGACCTTATCCGTATTTATATAGGTGGTGGAACTGTTTAATCGATTGCATCAGATTAAATTCAAAAGGAGGGGAAGGATTAGGAAAATGTAATAGTCAACCAAAATAATTCAAAGGGTGTGTTCATAGTCGCGttaaaaaagcagtaaaaaCAAGTGAGGGGTAAAGTGAAAACGGAGagggaaaagtaatttttttaagttaaattaaaCGAGAATCCACGTGAAGGAGCGTCAATATATTGTTTTAACGGTGATTTTCCTTTGTCCTTTTCCTCTTCACACCGCACAAGCAAACGAGCAGTGAAGGGGTTTATTTTCGTTAAATTCATAagcaaaaaggaaaattaagaaGATCGAGAGAAGGGAAAAGAGAAAGAGGTATCATTGATGAGGGGCGATGCGTTGACAAAGTATTTTTCGTAGAGGGAAAAAGAAAAGCCGAAAATTCTCGACGTGCGGAAAGCGATTCAGCAAATAAGTGGAGGACGCTATTATGCAAAAGACGTCCTCTATGTTTCCACTTGAGCTTAAAATAACCAAGTAATAATTGATCATTGCGGTTCAAGTGAATGCAAATGCAGATAAACCGTTTTTGCGTCCGGCGCTGAACTGGCTGATGCAAGATATGTAGCGAGAAAAACATCCAGAACTTTTTTGCAAGCCGATGATGGATTTTTAGTCGGAGCACAGTTGCACCGACATAGTCCTGATACACGTGTAATGTGCGTGATGTTACACAAGAAGTTTTTGTTTTCCAGCCCAGTCCAGGGTCCACATTTCAGAATGCATGTGAATTACTTACTTTCATTTGGATGGTTGAATTAGGTGCGGTGagggattttgagaaaaaacgaATTCCGGTTCTGAATTCAGTGGGTTATTAGAGAATGGATCTATTACACACGAGAGATCCGGTTAAAACAGTACATTTTAATGCAGGTAAGATCGCACGAAAATGAAGTTAAGcaaatcagaaatttttaaaatcctttGCCGCATAACTTGCGCAGTCCGcattgtatttttccaaaatctcgTCCGAGGGCAGTTTTGCTTGGTTTCTGGTCTGAGGTTATCAGTTTTACCCGGAGAAGAGACCTAACCGGAAAAAAAACCTAGACTAAGTAAGAAAGCACTTTCACGGAATGTTTCTCGTTTATGATTTCAATCGTTTGAAACATTTGCTTGTTCCTTACCCCTTTTTTTGGCAACAGAAGATGCTTCAAATTAATTGGAATCATTTGTGAAAAGTATTTTTTGAGAGTGTTCGTTTATTTTGAATAGGTATTTTTCCGTCTCTCTCTGGGCAAACCTAATTGCCAAAGCCTGCCAAACGGTACCTGCGgactcgaaaaatttgaaaaagcgcaaAGCTGACTgctcaaatggaccactagacaaggtacgaatttaaggattctgatacatgtttctaaaccagaatttcacgtagagcacgattcgcgctacgaaaattactgaaaccaactcctaacgaagatattaacgtttttatttcacattggttacgaggaatttgaactgcccgctcacaagaaactcaaagctctacgtgagtcaaatcgcccactacaacggtttcagcaagctccttaatcgagcaatgttcatttcccaccatgtgttgttcaaactattagcaatttgctataactgagccaaagcgtcaagattgaggttgctagatttttatatcgcagagactgtcatgataacgtttagcgcgggatgtgaatcacgtagagcattgagttttcatgagcgggtggtttgaattcacgcatcaagaatcaataaatatcttcgtaaggagttaatttcggtaattttcgttgtgcgcaacgtattctacgtaaaattttggctgagaaacatgtatcagaatgctgaatttcataccctgtctagtggtccattatgcgTTTTATGCGTTTATAAGGAGTGGGTGTTTGAGGTGTTCGATGTTCCAAACGAAATTTTTGTGCGATTCTACCTAAAGGCATTCACCATGCAAAATAAGTTTTGATAGTAGGACTCCTGAGTTACTTTTGTTGTCGTTGCAAACGGCTGTGTTGATATTCtattgcatcaaaaattattttaaaaatacaaaaagacACTTTGTAGCCTTAGCAAAAGTAGAAGAAGGGCTCTACTAACATTTTTTCCCAgagcaaatttttttacaacaaaatttCCCGAGCGCCGATAATTCAAAATATATAGCACACGAGAAAGAGttggttaatattttttttttttttttttttttttttttttttttttttttttttttttttttttttttttttttaaccgaaactTTAGTTACTTTAGTTATTTTGCCTTAACTATTATCCAAGAATATCATGGGGGAAACAATGAGCTCTAAAGCTTACTTTTTCTTGTATACACTTGATTGTTGTCATAAGATGCACGTTACCTGTTAAAGTAAACCCCAAAAGCaacaaaaaaactgcaaagCCCATTGGCGCAAAGGGAGAGCTTCCCTTTAcgctaacccccccccctcccactccAGAAGCGCAAATCCCTCAAAAACTTAAGAGGAAACATGTTCATGTTTTTCCTAACACCTAGACTAGGATTTTATGCCAGGGACTTTAGGGTGGCTTTGACAATTGTTCTTTGAACATTTTGCACTTAAACGTTGAAAGTATTTTTccaaaggaggaaaaaatccgAGCACAGGGCGACTTTATTAAAGTAAGTCAAAGAAATCTCTACAAAGCTGACTAAGATGCCTACATTTGTTACAATTTCCAGGACCGGCAAATAGTTTACTTCATCGACACAATATGCGATGCTGAAAATAAATTGAGGTGTCAGAGAAACAAACATAGCACCCTGTTAGTATCATAAGCGACAAAAACTAAACGAATGTCATTTAAACGCTTGAAAGCACCTAAACTGCGAGATTCCAAAATGACAGGGCGCCCtcaattcttcatttatacTATGCTTAGGCACAAATAGTTGCTCTGCAAATCGTGCAGAGCACGATTTGCAGCTATATCAAAATAGCTATATCAAAATTGAAACTCAAAAGCTACTCACATTCCACAGATGTGCGCAACAATTTGTGCGTAATGAATGTTTTTGTAGTATAATCAGAGAATTAAAGACCTTTGTGAGCGTTGCGGGCGAAGTGTCAAGTGGTGGGTGCCTGGTGAGTCAAAACGCCTTGACTTCCGTGCTTATGCAACGCGCacatccgtggagctcgaatagttgtatcctttcCATGGTTCCTtcctttgcttgtttctctcacACCTCAATTTAATTCCAGGGTCATTCATTGCGCCGATGAAGTAAACcaatactgatttttatcgtAAAGTTGCAGATTCGCTGAAAAATGCCtccatttttgaaatattacaACGCTGCCCTTCCAAAATGTGCTCTTCCTGACCTTAGTacccatttggaaaaaaaatgtttgagcgCGTATCCTGATGTAGTCGTTTTTGTGGAAGATTTCAAGAGAAGCTCAGTCAGAAATACACATCAACCTACAATCAATTCAGAGCTCGGGTCGAGTAAGGCAAAAGACCCTTCACCCATGGGTGGAAATATTGAAGAaagtcttttaaaaatattgaaatatccCATAGAAATAGGTACGAAAAATCTTTCCAGCAAAGCGAaaagatcattttttttctatctctgTCTTACGGGAAACGCAAAGGTACTTGCAGTGCAAGAGAGGatttaaaatgacaaaataaaggagaaaaaaaattaaatgaaaaaaaaaatcaaatgaaaaaaaattaaatgaaaagaaaaattaaatgaaaaaaaaaacccgcacaCACAGGTTTACGTGCGTTATGCAGAGAGAAATACACCAGCAATTCgtacaaagaaaaaagaaggtgttaaaaatcctctgaaaaaaccagaATGCAGTCGAGGAAAAAATAAGTTTATTACGTAAAAGATTCCGTTTCCAATAAGAGTACAAGCAGGACATCGATCTTATGTATTGGAAAGTGGTGGTTCCATTGCTCTACTTGTATTTCACGTGTCAAAAGTCGGCACTCTAGCCTCTCCCCTTGATGACAGCATCTGAATGTGGTAGTCACAAATTTTTGCGAGGCCATAAGGTTTGTTTCTTAAAGAGAATGGCTAGAAAATCTAATTTCACAACcgtcgtaaaattttgattccttctccaaaaattaattttcg
This window of the Bemisia tabaci chromosome 3, PGI_BMITA_v3 genome carries:
- the LOC109031012 gene encoding uncharacterized protein; its protein translation is MKLLVPLVLLFSSSVMAAEEASRTKKNILPLAAPMLLSPTPVITRSMMMMPAMPAMTSMPAMPTMLLPSMTPLSSVMPYTTTYSYLPSVTTMMSSSIAMPAPAIMKSMPMTWMSGKIMMDKSMMMDKSMSGMPMMSMEKGMPMMMSKSMPQMSMEKGMPTMMDKSMSEMPMEKDMSMMMGKSMPQMSMEKGMPMMMDKSMSEMPMEKDMSMMMGKSMPQMSMPQMSMEKGMPMMMEKSMSEMPMEMDMSMMMGKSMPQMSMQQDVLKLMDKSMSQMPMEKDMSMMMGKSMQDMSMEKDMSMMMDGNKNMEGMSLEKMMMEKQASTMPMGRMMMEKSMPALAGSNMGMMGMGSSGPMSMESSQGRRHADLKNMNTPR